The following are encoded together in the Chlorocebus sabaeus isolate Y175 chromosome 20, mChlSab1.0.hap1, whole genome shotgun sequence genome:
- the LACTBL1 gene encoding putative beta-lactamase-like 1 isoform X2, with product MKTQVGWRPNLLKVKKKWLLPSICSFFCLLSVVMTGCFLWQYHLPKLKTGSLGPVETSAPVRMCPRHPEPVPLAHPLPVLKEALEKVDHILRQAMSAPGVAAMSAVVIHNDTVLWTGNFGKKNGSDPASGAPNEYTMYRISSISKIFPVLMLYRLWEEGIVTSLDDPLERYASTFTINNPLGLASAPEQQGLMDRLEQVGPAPRPSPVTLRRMASQLSGLPRRLRSTSLLWKGSTQEALNLLKDDVLVVDPGTRCHYSTLAFSLLAHVLAAHTAQGDYQRWVSENVLEPLGMADTGFDLTPAVRARLAAGFYGSGRPAPLYDLGWYRPSGQMYSTAADLAKLAVALLGGGPRRLLRPDAAKTLLAPLLACPGAYFANETGTPWEFHAQRGYRVVRKDGDLDGYAATFSLVPPLRLGLVLLLAGPRPPGPDLVARAYDELLPALERALREAEPGPAPPPSTHPFAGYFTFANLTFYEVHVGPAGELRLRQFGPRVEALVPPAFRTLALRHLHGRIFQLHVAREFPCALPLGDAWLSLEAQHGQLVNFYPLDHHGLSPGFDVPGLNTYRVLRLQRKPVFKTQ from the exons ATGAAGACCCAG GTTGGCTGGCGGCCCAACTTACTGAAAGTGAAGAAGAAGTGGCTCCTCCCGTCCATCTGTAGCTTCTTCTGCCTGCTCTCAGTGGTCATGACTGGCTGTTTCCTGTGGCAGTATCATCTCCCCAAGCTGAAGACCG GTTCCCTGGGACCAGTGGAGACCTCTGCCCCTGTGAGGATGTGTCCCCGGCACCCTGAGCCTGTGCCCCTGGCCCACCCACTCCCCGTGTTGAAGGAGGCCCTGGAAAAG GTGGACCACATCCTGCGCCAGGCAATGTCTGCCCCAGGCGTGGCTGCCATGTCTGCAGTTGTCATCCACAATGATACTGTGCTCTGGACAGGGAACTTTGGGAAGAAGAATGGCTCAGACCCGGCTTCTGGGGCCCCCAATGAGTACACCATGTACAG GATCTCCAGCATCTCCAAGATCTTTCCCGTTCTCATGCTGTACCGTCTGTGGGAAGAGGGCATTGTGACCTCCCTAGATGACCCTCTGGAGCGGTACGCCAGCACCTTCACCATTAACAACCCGCTGGGCCTGGCATCAGCCCCCGAACAGCAGGGCCTGATGGACAGGCTGGAGCAGGTGGGCCCCGCTCCAAGGCCTTCGCCTGTCACCCTTCGAAGGATGGCCAGCCAGCTCTCAG GGCTGCCCAGAAGGCTGCGCTCTACTTCACTGCTGTGGAAGGGCAGCACCCAGGAGGCCCTGAACCTGCTCAAGGATGATGTGCTGGTGGTGGACCCGGGAACCAG GTGCCATTACAGCACGCTGGCCTTCTCGCTCCTGGCCCACGTCCTGGCAGCTCACACCGCCCAGGGCGACTACCAGCGCTGGGTCTCGGAGAACGTGCTGGAGCCGCTGGGGATGGCAGACACGGGCTTCGACCTCACGCCCGCCGTGCGCGCGCGCCTGGCCGCGGGCTTCTACGGCAGCGGGCGGCCGGCTCCACTCTATGACCTGGGCTGGTACCGGCCGTCGGGCCAGATGTACTCCACCGCCGCCGACCTGGCCAAGCTGGCCGTGGCGCTCCTGGGCGGCGGGCCCCGGCGGCTCCTGCGGCCCGACGCAGCCAAGACGCTGCTGGCGCCGCTGCTGGCCTGCCCGGGCGCCTACTTCGCCAACGAGACGGGCACGCCGTGGGAGTTCCACGCGCAGCGGGGCTACCGTGTGGTGCGCAAGGACGGCGACCTGGACGGCTACGCCGCCACCTTCTCGCTGGTGCCCCCGCTGCGCTTGGGCCTGGTACTGCTGCTGGCAGGGCCGCGGCCGCCCGGGCCCGACCTGGTGGCGCGGGCCTACGATGAGCTCCTGCCCGCCCTGGAGCGCGCCCTCCGGGAGGCCGAGCCCGGCCCGGCCCCGCCGCCCAGCACGCACCCCTTCGCCGGCTACTTCACCTTCGCTAACCTGACCTTCTACGAGGTGCACGTCGGGCCGGCAGGCGAGCTGCGCCTGCGCCAGTTCGGACCGCGCGTGGAGGCGCTGGTGCCCCCAGCGTTCCGCACCCTGGCGTTGCGCCACCTGCATGGCCGCATCTTCCAGTTGCACGTGGCCCGCGAGTTCCCCTGCGCACTGCCGCTCGGCGACGCATGGCTCTCGCTCGAGGCCCAGCACGGGCAGCTGGTCAACTTCTACCCCTTGGATCACCACGGGCTGTCACCCGGCTTCGATGTGCCCGGCCTCAACACGTACAGAGTGCTGCGGCTGCAGCGCAAGCCCGTGTTCAAGACCCAGTGA
- the LACTBL1 gene encoding putative beta-lactamase-like 1 isoform X1 → MSLLSQVGWRPNLLKVKKKWLLPSICSFFCLLSVVMTGCFLWQYHLPKLKTGSLGPVETSAPVRMCPRHPEPVPLAHPLPVLKEALEKVDHILRQAMSAPGVAAMSAVVIHNDTVLWTGNFGKKNGSDPASGAPNEYTMYRISSISKIFPVLMLYRLWEEGIVTSLDDPLERYASTFTINNPLGLASAPEQQGLMDRLEQVGPAPRPSPVTLRRMASQLSGLPRRLRSTSLLWKGSTQEALNLLKDDVLVVDPGTRCHYSTLAFSLLAHVLAAHTAQGDYQRWVSENVLEPLGMADTGFDLTPAVRARLAAGFYGSGRPAPLYDLGWYRPSGQMYSTAADLAKLAVALLGGGPRRLLRPDAAKTLLAPLLACPGAYFANETGTPWEFHAQRGYRVVRKDGDLDGYAATFSLVPPLRLGLVLLLAGPRPPGPDLVARAYDELLPALERALREAEPGPAPPPSTHPFAGYFTFANLTFYEVHVGPAGELRLRQFGPRVEALVPPAFRTLALRHLHGRIFQLHVAREFPCALPLGDAWLSLEAQHGQLVNFYPLDHHGLSPGFDVPGLNTYRVLRLQRKPVFKTQ, encoded by the exons ATGTCCTTGCTCTCCCAGGTTGGCTGGCGGCCCAACTTACTGAAAGTGAAGAAGAAGTGGCTCCTCCCGTCCATCTGTAGCTTCTTCTGCCTGCTCTCAGTGGTCATGACTGGCTGTTTCCTGTGGCAGTATCATCTCCCCAAGCTGAAGACCG GTTCCCTGGGACCAGTGGAGACCTCTGCCCCTGTGAGGATGTGTCCCCGGCACCCTGAGCCTGTGCCCCTGGCCCACCCACTCCCCGTGTTGAAGGAGGCCCTGGAAAAG GTGGACCACATCCTGCGCCAGGCAATGTCTGCCCCAGGCGTGGCTGCCATGTCTGCAGTTGTCATCCACAATGATACTGTGCTCTGGACAGGGAACTTTGGGAAGAAGAATGGCTCAGACCCGGCTTCTGGGGCCCCCAATGAGTACACCATGTACAG GATCTCCAGCATCTCCAAGATCTTTCCCGTTCTCATGCTGTACCGTCTGTGGGAAGAGGGCATTGTGACCTCCCTAGATGACCCTCTGGAGCGGTACGCCAGCACCTTCACCATTAACAACCCGCTGGGCCTGGCATCAGCCCCCGAACAGCAGGGCCTGATGGACAGGCTGGAGCAGGTGGGCCCCGCTCCAAGGCCTTCGCCTGTCACCCTTCGAAGGATGGCCAGCCAGCTCTCAG GGCTGCCCAGAAGGCTGCGCTCTACTTCACTGCTGTGGAAGGGCAGCACCCAGGAGGCCCTGAACCTGCTCAAGGATGATGTGCTGGTGGTGGACCCGGGAACCAG GTGCCATTACAGCACGCTGGCCTTCTCGCTCCTGGCCCACGTCCTGGCAGCTCACACCGCCCAGGGCGACTACCAGCGCTGGGTCTCGGAGAACGTGCTGGAGCCGCTGGGGATGGCAGACACGGGCTTCGACCTCACGCCCGCCGTGCGCGCGCGCCTGGCCGCGGGCTTCTACGGCAGCGGGCGGCCGGCTCCACTCTATGACCTGGGCTGGTACCGGCCGTCGGGCCAGATGTACTCCACCGCCGCCGACCTGGCCAAGCTGGCCGTGGCGCTCCTGGGCGGCGGGCCCCGGCGGCTCCTGCGGCCCGACGCAGCCAAGACGCTGCTGGCGCCGCTGCTGGCCTGCCCGGGCGCCTACTTCGCCAACGAGACGGGCACGCCGTGGGAGTTCCACGCGCAGCGGGGCTACCGTGTGGTGCGCAAGGACGGCGACCTGGACGGCTACGCCGCCACCTTCTCGCTGGTGCCCCCGCTGCGCTTGGGCCTGGTACTGCTGCTGGCAGGGCCGCGGCCGCCCGGGCCCGACCTGGTGGCGCGGGCCTACGATGAGCTCCTGCCCGCCCTGGAGCGCGCCCTCCGGGAGGCCGAGCCCGGCCCGGCCCCGCCGCCCAGCACGCACCCCTTCGCCGGCTACTTCACCTTCGCTAACCTGACCTTCTACGAGGTGCACGTCGGGCCGGCAGGCGAGCTGCGCCTGCGCCAGTTCGGACCGCGCGTGGAGGCGCTGGTGCCCCCAGCGTTCCGCACCCTGGCGTTGCGCCACCTGCATGGCCGCATCTTCCAGTTGCACGTGGCCCGCGAGTTCCCCTGCGCACTGCCGCTCGGCGACGCATGGCTCTCGCTCGAGGCCCAGCACGGGCAGCTGGTCAACTTCTACCCCTTGGATCACCACGGGCTGTCACCCGGCTTCGATGTGCCCGGCCTCAACACGTACAGAGTGCTGCGGCTGCAGCGCAAGCCCGTGTTCAAGACCCAGTGA